In Cytobacillus oceanisediminis, the following proteins share a genomic window:
- the mbcS gene encoding acyl-CoA synthetase MbcS, translating into MKREDLIAPEKYNLVSEMERFAGDKDKLAIKWENEQGEKKEITYSELILNANRIGNVFLENGLNKGDVILIIVPRLIEAYQVYIASLKAGIVVIPSSEMLRSKDLQYRINHGDVKGIVSYYPYVDQFKDIKEAAALPKFVIGGNAEGWIGLDEEMKKASDELSLADTSRDDMAFLSYTSGTTGNPKGVVHTHGWAFAHLKTAAPNWLCINEGDTVWATAGPGWQKWIWSPFLSVLGSGATGLVYNGKFEPKKYLQLLEDYQVNVLCCTPTEYRLMAKAENIHEYKLPALHSAVSAGEPLNREVIDTFKKHFNVNVRDGYGQTENTLLVGITKDMELKAGSMGKPTPGNRVDIINEEGEVCAVGEVGDIAVHVETPALFKNYYKDPERTAMQFRGDYYITGDKAKKDEDGYFWFEGRGDDIIISSGYTIGPFEVEDALVKHPYVAECAVVGSPDEVRGLIVKAFVVLREGVDQSDPNLVSQLQEHVKELTAPYKYPRKIEFLSELPKTTSGKIMRVELRKKEAETASAQN; encoded by the coding sequence ATGAAACGGGAAGACTTAATTGCACCGGAGAAATACAATCTCGTATCAGAAATGGAGCGGTTTGCCGGAGATAAGGACAAACTTGCAATAAAGTGGGAAAATGAGCAGGGAGAAAAGAAAGAGATTACATACAGTGAACTGATACTTAATGCAAATAGAATTGGAAACGTTTTCTTAGAAAATGGTCTGAATAAAGGGGATGTTATTCTGATCATTGTTCCAAGACTGATTGAAGCGTATCAGGTTTACATTGCATCATTAAAAGCGGGAATTGTCGTCATACCAAGTTCAGAAATGCTTCGGTCGAAAGATCTCCAATACCGCATTAATCATGGGGATGTTAAAGGTATTGTAAGTTATTATCCATATGTTGACCAATTTAAAGATATTAAGGAAGCAGCAGCCCTGCCGAAGTTTGTGATAGGCGGAAACGCAGAAGGCTGGATCGGGCTGGATGAGGAAATGAAAAAGGCTTCCGATGAACTTTCGTTGGCTGATACTTCCCGGGATGACATGGCGTTTCTTTCATATACATCAGGAACAACAGGAAATCCCAAAGGTGTAGTACATACACATGGCTGGGCATTTGCTCACCTAAAAACAGCAGCACCGAACTGGCTATGCATTAATGAAGGCGATACAGTATGGGCAACAGCAGGCCCTGGCTGGCAAAAGTGGATCTGGAGCCCATTCCTTTCTGTTTTGGGTTCTGGTGCAACTGGACTTGTCTACAATGGAAAGTTCGAGCCGAAGAAATATTTGCAGCTGTTAGAGGATTATCAGGTAAATGTCCTTTGCTGTACGCCGACTGAATACAGGCTGATGGCAAAGGCTGAAAATATTCATGAATACAAGCTGCCGGCGCTTCATAGTGCTGTTTCAGCCGGTGAACCGCTAAACCGCGAAGTGATTGATACATTCAAAAAGCATTTTAACGTAAATGTCCGTGACGGGTATGGGCAGACAGAAAATACCCTGCTTGTAGGCATTACGAAGGATATGGAGCTAAAAGCAGGTTCAATGGGCAAACCGACCCCTGGCAACAGAGTTGACATTATCAATGAAGAAGGTGAGGTATGTGCTGTTGGTGAGGTAGGAGATATCGCTGTCCATGTCGAAACTCCTGCGCTCTTCAAAAACTATTATAAAGATCCGGAAAGAACAGCTATGCAATTCCGCGGAGATTACTATATTACCGGAGATAAAGCAAAGAAAGATGAAGATGGCTATTTCTGGTTTGAAGGCCGCGGTGATGATATTATAATCAGTTCAGGCTATACCATTGGACCTTTCGAGGTGGAAGATGCGCTTGTAAAGCATCCATATGTAGCGGAATGTGCAGTTGTGGGGAGTCCGGATGAAGTGCGCGGATTGATCGTTAAAGCATTCGTTGTATTAAGGGAAGGTGTTGACCAAAGCGACCCTAACCTTGTTTCCCAGCTGCAGGAACATGTAAAAGAGCTGACGGCTCCTTATAAATACCCTCGGAAAATTGAATTTCTATCAGAGCTTCCTAAAACTACTTCAGGAAAAATTATGCGTGTGGAGTTACGGAAAAAAGAAGCGGAGACTGCTTCAGCGCAAAACTGA
- a CDS encoding alpha/beta-type small acid-soluble spore protein, with translation MANNNSSNQLLVPGVQQALDQMKYEIATEFGVNLGAETTSRANGSVGGEITKRLVQMAEQQLGGFQR, from the coding sequence ATGGCAAACAACAACAGCTCAAACCAACTTCTAGTTCCTGGAGTACAACAAGCTCTTGACCAAATGAAGTACGAAATCGCTACTGAATTCGGTGTAAACCTTGGTGCTGAAACTACTTCCCGCGCTAACGGTTCTGTAGGTGGAGAAATCACTAAGCGTTTAGTTCAAATGGCTGAACAGCAATTAGGCGGTTTCCAAAGATAA
- the thiI gene encoding tRNA uracil 4-sulfurtransferase ThiI: protein MINYDRILIRYGEISTKGRNRNKFVDKLRKSILDVLNEFPGIKIESTRDRMYVVLNGADGREVSDRLKGIFGIQSFSPAVKTTKDIEEMKTAALALFLKHFEEGKTFKITAKRADKSFPLNTDELNHEFGGHLLKNVPGLKVNVKKPDINLQIEVREEAAYLSCETIQGAGGLPAGSSGKAMLMLSGGIDSPVAGYLSMKRGLEIEAVHFHSPPFTSERAKQKVIDLTEKLSNIAGTVVLHIVPFTEIQQLIHQQVPSNYTMTATRRLMLRITDEIRNKNDGLAIITGESLGQVASQTLESMFAINDVTTTPILRPLITMDKSEIIEIAQSIDTHDISIRPFEDCCTVFVPSSPKTKPKRDKVRRFESFVDFEPLIAKAVEDTEKMVIKPQSRNEESFGELF from the coding sequence ATGATAAATTATGATCGTATACTTATACGATATGGAGAAATCTCCACAAAAGGAAGAAACCGCAATAAGTTTGTGGATAAATTAAGAAAAAGCATATTGGATGTGCTCAATGAATTTCCCGGGATCAAGATTGAATCTACAAGAGACCGAATGTATGTTGTCTTGAATGGTGCAGATGGCAGAGAGGTTTCTGATCGCCTCAAGGGCATCTTTGGCATTCAGTCTTTCAGCCCTGCTGTTAAAACCACTAAAGATATCGAAGAAATGAAGACAGCCGCATTGGCGTTATTCTTAAAACATTTTGAAGAAGGAAAGACTTTCAAAATTACGGCTAAGAGAGCGGATAAAAGCTTTCCTTTAAATACAGACGAACTCAATCATGAATTTGGCGGACACCTGCTGAAGAATGTGCCGGGTCTAAAAGTGAACGTAAAAAAACCGGATATAAATCTGCAAATTGAAGTTCGCGAAGAGGCGGCTTACTTATCATGCGAAACCATTCAGGGTGCTGGCGGACTTCCTGCAGGTTCGAGCGGAAAAGCCATGCTTATGCTCTCTGGGGGAATTGACAGCCCGGTAGCAGGTTACTTGTCCATGAAGAGGGGATTGGAAATTGAAGCTGTCCATTTTCACAGCCCGCCTTTCACGAGTGAGCGCGCAAAGCAAAAAGTAATTGATTTAACTGAAAAACTTTCTAATATTGCTGGAACCGTTGTACTCCATATTGTCCCTTTTACAGAGATTCAGCAGCTGATCCATCAGCAGGTTCCGTCGAATTATACGATGACGGCTACAAGACGATTGATGCTCCGGATCACTGATGAAATACGCAATAAAAATGATGGTCTTGCCATCATCACGGGGGAAAGCCTTGGACAGGTAGCCAGCCAGACACTCGAGAGCATGTTTGCCATTAATGATGTGACAACAACACCTATCCTGCGGCCGCTTATCACAATGGATAAATCAGAAATCATCGAGATTGCCCAAAGCATCGATACCCACGATATATCCATCAGGCCATTCGAAGATTGCTGTACCGTATTTGTTCCATCATCCCCAAAAACAAAACCAAAGCGTGACAAAGTCCGCCGCTTTGAAAGCTTTGTTGATTTCGAACCTCTCATCGCAAAAGCAGTTGAGGATACCGAAAAGATGGTTATTAAACCTCAATCGCGCAATGAAGAGTCTTTTGGGGAGTTATTTTGA
- a CDS encoding cysteine desulfurase family protein, whose translation MIYLDNSATTKPYKEVLESFIKVSSEYFGNPSSLHEFGGKAERLLMQAREQIAQLLNVKHNEVYFTSGGTESNNLAIKGTALMHRKRGRHIITTGLEHASVKEAMEQLKELGYRISIIAPDKDGIVHAEDIEKEITPETILVSVMHVNNEIGSIQPIKEIGEMLKKHSRVIFHVDNVQGIGKVPLDLYQASVDLCTISAHKFHGLKGNGVLFIRDGLRLSPLLSGGNQEWKMRSGTENVAGIVAMAKALRLTINNMERHLSRLISIKRYIFEEMNEIGNITVHTPERNSAPHIVNFSIEGFKAEVFVHALEERGIYISTTSACSSKKAAASSTLMAMGIPEKDAKSAVRVSLSYDNTMEEAEVFAEAVKETVIRLREVMKS comes from the coding sequence GTGATTTATTTAGATAACAGTGCAACGACAAAACCATATAAAGAAGTGCTTGAATCTTTTATAAAGGTTTCTTCAGAATACTTTGGGAATCCCTCTTCCCTGCACGAATTCGGCGGAAAGGCAGAGAGGCTGCTCATGCAGGCACGTGAGCAAATTGCTCAACTGCTGAATGTTAAGCATAATGAGGTGTATTTTACATCAGGAGGGACAGAGAGCAATAATCTTGCAATAAAAGGAACGGCTTTAATGCATAGGAAAAGAGGCCGCCATATTATCACAACTGGATTGGAACATGCTTCAGTGAAGGAAGCGATGGAGCAGCTGAAGGAATTGGGCTACCGCATTTCCATCATTGCACCGGATAAAGACGGTATTGTCCATGCTGAAGACATTGAAAAGGAAATTACACCGGAAACTATTTTAGTCTCAGTCATGCATGTAAATAATGAAATTGGTTCCATTCAGCCAATAAAAGAAATTGGAGAGATGCTGAAGAAGCATTCGCGAGTGATATTCCATGTAGATAACGTCCAGGGAATCGGAAAGGTTCCTCTTGATCTTTATCAAGCCAGCGTGGATCTGTGTACGATTTCAGCTCATAAATTCCACGGTTTAAAAGGGAATGGGGTTTTGTTCATTCGTGATGGCCTTCGTCTTTCACCGTTATTATCCGGGGGCAATCAGGAATGGAAAATGAGAAGCGGCACAGAAAATGTAGCTGGCATTGTAGCAATGGCAAAGGCGCTAAGGCTTACAATAAATAATATGGAAAGGCATTTGAGCCGGCTTATATCTATTAAAAGGTATATTTTTGAGGAAATGAATGAAATCGGGAATATTACTGTCCATACCCCCGAAAGAAACTCTGCTCCTCATATTGTGAATTTTTCCATAGAAGGATTCAAAGCAGAGGTATTTGTCCACGCTTTAGAAGAGCGCGGGATTTATATATCAACTACAAGTGCCTGCTCTTCAAAGAAAGCTGCTGCCAGCAGCACCTTGATGGCTATGGGAATCCCTGAAAAAGATGCGAAAAGTGCAGTCCGGGTCAGCTTATCTTATGATAATACAATGGAAGAGGCAGAGGTTTTTGCTGAGGCAGTAAAAGAGACCGTTATAAGGCTAAGAGAGGTTATGAAATCATGA
- the brnQ gene encoding branched-chain amino acid transport system II carrier protein: MENKTLAPKQILAVGLMLFALFFGAGNMIFPPFLGQSAGMNVWTAIIGFLITGVGLPLLGIIAIAKNGDLQTIASRVHPLYGIIFTIIMYLAIGPFFGIPRTGTVAFEIGITPFLPETASNSAYTLLAYTIVFFCITAWLSLNPSKLVDRIGNIFTPALLIILAVLVIKSIITPMGELKAPMGAYAEGPFFKGFIEGYLTMDTIAALVFGIIVIGSIQGMGVTNKHSLMKICITAGLIAAAGLAAVYLSLAYIGASSMEAIGQLDNGGAVLSAASQYLFGAAGALILGLAITVACLTTSIGLVSACAQYFHKLLPKVPYKTIVIILSLFSMVVANIGLTQLIQLSLPILIIIYPLAIVLILLSFMHNAFNGYSAVYIGALIPTGLISFVDGLKTAGMDVSVITDSLQFLPFFAEGIGWIVPAIAGAVIGFFLAIAFGEAKKPIAVND; the protein is encoded by the coding sequence ATGGAGAATAAAACATTAGCACCAAAACAAATTCTCGCCGTCGGACTCATGTTGTTTGCTCTATTTTTTGGGGCAGGGAATATGATTTTCCCTCCATTCCTGGGACAATCTGCCGGAATGAATGTATGGACTGCTATTATCGGATTTTTAATTACAGGGGTCGGATTGCCGCTATTAGGCATTATTGCCATTGCCAAAAATGGTGATTTACAGACGATTGCAAGCCGTGTACACCCTTTATATGGAATTATTTTTACGATTATTATGTACTTAGCCATCGGACCATTTTTCGGAATTCCGCGTACCGGAACCGTTGCTTTTGAAATAGGGATTACTCCGTTCTTGCCTGAAACCGCTTCCAATAGCGCTTATACTTTATTAGCTTATACCATTGTCTTCTTTTGCATTACAGCATGGCTTTCTTTGAATCCATCTAAGTTAGTGGATAGGATCGGCAATATTTTCACGCCTGCACTCCTCATAATCCTTGCTGTTCTGGTTATTAAAAGCATCATTACTCCAATGGGCGAATTAAAAGCACCGATGGGGGCATATGCAGAGGGGCCGTTCTTTAAAGGCTTCATTGAAGGCTACCTGACTATGGATACAATTGCAGCTTTAGTATTCGGTATTATTGTTATTGGTTCAATACAGGGTATGGGTGTGACAAATAAACATTCACTTATGAAAATATGCATTACTGCCGGACTTATAGCAGCTGCTGGTCTTGCGGCAGTATACCTGTCCCTTGCGTATATTGGGGCATCAAGTATGGAAGCTATAGGTCAACTTGATAATGGCGGTGCTGTCCTATCCGCCGCTTCTCAATATCTATTCGGAGCTGCGGGAGCATTGATCCTTGGGCTGGCCATTACGGTAGCATGCCTTACAACGTCTATCGGACTCGTTTCCGCTTGTGCGCAGTACTTTCATAAGCTGCTCCCAAAAGTACCTTATAAAACCATTGTCATCATTCTTTCGCTGTTCAGCATGGTGGTTGCAAACATTGGTTTAACTCAGCTGATTCAACTTTCATTGCCAATCTTAATCATTATTTATCCTCTGGCCATCGTGCTGATTCTGCTTTCCTTTATGCACAATGCCTTTAATGGATACTCTGCGGTATATATAGGGGCTTTAATTCCCACAGGCTTAATTAGTTTTGTGGATGGGTTAAAAACTGCTGGAATGGATGTATCCGTCATCACAGACTCACTGCAATTCCTGCCATTCTTTGCTGAAGGAATCGGCTGGATTGTGCCTGCCATTGCAGGAGCTGTAATAGGTTTCTTCCTGGCAATAGCTTTCGGAGAAGCTAAAAAGCCAATTGCTGTAAATGACTAA
- the ezrA gene encoding septation ring formation regulator EzrA — MEYIIGVIVILLCLYLTGYFFKKKHYKEIDRLETWKMDITDRPVLDEMSRVKKLNMTGQTEELFERWRNEWDEIVTSQLPDVEELLFDAEESIDKYRFKNSLEIQQRIEKRLTEIEESIKNLLSELNELVGSEEKNRAEIEELKEMYRQCKKSLLAHRHTFGKSEIILEEQLDEALAKFEEFDEKTEKGNYLDAREILLVMKALLEDSQAKMEAIPNLMVECQSKIPSQLEELRDGYKDMLDQGYLLDHLQIDKEIERLEEQVTGYAGSIDKAQIEEVQKGVEEIKDNIELLYDLLEKEVHARHYLSQQDDATRNMLYNNKDMNNQLKTEITAIRHSYHVPDKDLEIQIHLEKKITQLFKKFEVLEHKINSGSTPHTVLREELAEIKEHIEEISDEQTAFAEMLQALRKDEMSAREKVKELSKKVAEMIRLISKNNVPGVSQEYKYLIQDAKESIDNVLAKLDEKPLNIPAVQQYLEVAVLTVDKAADSVSDMIETILLAEKVIQYGNRYRSRYPSIDKGLMEAEASFRSYEYKTALEQAAASIEEVEPGAIKRIEEMITEH; from the coding sequence ATGGAATACATAATTGGAGTTATAGTCATTCTTTTATGCCTATATCTCACGGGATATTTTTTTAAGAAAAAACATTATAAGGAAATTGACAGGCTGGAAACATGGAAGATGGACATAACGGACCGCCCTGTTCTAGATGAGATGTCAAGAGTTAAAAAGCTTAATATGACGGGGCAGACAGAAGAATTGTTTGAACGCTGGAGAAATGAATGGGATGAGATCGTAACATCACAGCTTCCGGATGTGGAGGAATTGTTATTTGATGCTGAAGAGAGCATCGATAAATACCGCTTTAAGAATTCCCTGGAAATCCAGCAGAGAATAGAGAAGAGATTAACTGAGATTGAAGAAAGCATAAAAAATCTGCTGAGTGAATTGAATGAGCTGGTAGGCAGTGAAGAGAAAAATAGAGCGGAAATTGAAGAATTGAAAGAAATGTATCGCCAATGCAAAAAGTCTCTGCTTGCACATCGCCATACATTCGGTAAATCAGAAATAATTCTTGAAGAACAGCTGGATGAAGCATTGGCCAAATTTGAAGAATTTGATGAGAAAACGGAGAAGGGCAATTACCTTGATGCTCGTGAAATCCTTCTTGTGATGAAAGCGCTGCTTGAGGATTCTCAGGCTAAAATGGAAGCTATCCCCAACCTGATGGTTGAGTGTCAATCCAAGATCCCTTCCCAGCTGGAAGAGTTAAGGGATGGGTACAAGGATATGCTGGATCAGGGGTATCTGCTTGATCATCTGCAAATAGATAAAGAAATTGAGAGACTTGAAGAACAAGTAACTGGATATGCAGGCTCTATTGATAAAGCGCAAATTGAGGAAGTTCAAAAAGGAGTCGAAGAGATTAAAGATAATATTGAACTTCTGTATGATCTGCTCGAAAAGGAAGTACATGCCAGACATTACTTAAGCCAGCAGGATGATGCAACAAGAAACATGCTTTATAATAATAAAGATATGAATAATCAGCTTAAGACAGAGATAACTGCTATCCGGCATAGCTATCATGTTCCAGACAAGGATCTGGAAATTCAAATCCACCTGGAGAAAAAAATAACCCAGCTCTTCAAAAAATTCGAAGTGCTGGAGCATAAAATTAATAGCGGGAGTACTCCCCATACTGTCTTGAGAGAAGAGCTTGCTGAAATCAAGGAACACATTGAGGAAATTTCAGATGAGCAGACAGCCTTTGCGGAAATGCTCCAGGCCTTAAGAAAAGACGAGATGTCTGCAAGGGAAAAAGTAAAAGAGTTAAGCAAGAAAGTGGCAGAAATGATAAGGCTTATCTCCAAAAACAATGTGCCTGGAGTTTCCCAGGAATATAAATATTTGATCCAGGATGCGAAAGAAAGCATAGATAATGTGCTGGCTAAACTCGATGAGAAACCATTGAATATTCCTGCGGTCCAGCAATATCTTGAAGTTGCGGTACTTACTGTTGATAAGGCTGCGGATTCAGTGAGTGATATGATTGAGACGATCCTTTTAGCTGAGAAAGTCATTCAATATGGAAATCGATACAGAAGCAGATATCCATCTATTGATAAAGGGTTAATGGAAGCAGAAGCTTCATTTAGAAGCTATGAATATAAAACAGCACTGGAGCAGGCTGCAGCTTCAATCGAAGAGGTCGAGCCGGGTGCGATCAAGAGAATAGAAGAAATGATAACTGAGCACTAA
- the hisJ gene encoding histidinol-phosphatase HisJ yields the protein MLKDGHIHTPYCPHGTKDALEDYVEKAINLGFKEISFTEHAPLPEGFEDPAPACDSAMRKEHLEKYFTDISRVKAAYQGKIRINAGLEVDYIEGFEQEIRKFLDMNGKYMDDSILSVHFLKHGSRYECLDYSPDVFAKMIEEYGSIEAVYMNYFRTLLLSIKADLGPFKPRRIGHITLVKKFQKKYPADREFREEINQILDEVQNQDYELDYNGAGFFKPLCKESYPPDWAAEAAAQKGISLIYGSDSHQAKEMGQGLDRMKHI from the coding sequence ATGCTAAAAGACGGACACATCCACACCCCCTATTGTCCACACGGGACAAAGGACGCATTGGAAGATTATGTTGAAAAAGCAATAAATCTTGGTTTTAAGGAAATTTCATTTACTGAACATGCTCCGCTACCTGAGGGCTTTGAGGATCCCGCACCTGCTTGCGACAGTGCGATGCGCAAGGAACATCTTGAAAAGTATTTTACTGATATATCAAGAGTGAAGGCTGCTTATCAAGGAAAAATCAGGATTAATGCGGGGCTTGAAGTGGATTATATTGAAGGCTTTGAACAGGAGATCCGAAAATTTCTCGATATGAACGGGAAATATATGGATGACTCTATTTTATCTGTACACTTTCTAAAGCATGGGAGCCGCTACGAATGCCTGGACTACAGTCCCGATGTTTTTGCAAAGATGATCGAAGAATACGGTTCAATTGAAGCTGTTTATATGAATTATTTCCGCACCCTGCTTTTATCTATAAAAGCAGATTTGGGACCATTCAAACCAAGAAGGATTGGGCATATCACCCTGGTTAAAAAGTTCCAAAAAAAATATCCCGCTGATCGGGAATTTAGAGAGGAAATAAACCAAATACTTGATGAGGTACAGAATCAAGACTATGAACTTGACTATAACGGAGCCGGTTTTTTTAAGCCGTTATGCAAAGAGTCCTATCCTCCCGATTGGGCAGCAGAAGCAGCGGCCCAAAAAGGCATTTCACTGATTTATGGGTCCGATTCTCATCAGGCAAAGGAAATGGGTCAGGGCCTTGATAGAATGAAACACATTTAA
- the refZ gene encoding forespore capture DNA-binding protein RefZ, whose product MKKNSKEAIVSAAISLFNTKGFSGTSIRDIAGKAQTNPANIAYYFENKHGLLEYCFTAFFEGYIQEIERGFSFLEQGAALSLKKIAQNIMAYQFEHSHLTRLILREISIDSQVVREIMSTYLAKEKFYFGRVLERGMKTKEFRIHSANYMIVQLKGLLSMPFLNTHYMAEVLHVFPHEKYFADKYTKEIFNWVDGVLCNHAGKPYAAVL is encoded by the coding sequence ATGAAAAAAAATTCAAAAGAGGCAATTGTGTCGGCCGCTATCTCCTTATTTAATACGAAAGGTTTCTCCGGGACTTCCATCCGTGATATTGCAGGCAAAGCACAGACAAATCCGGCGAATATCGCATACTATTTCGAAAACAAACACGGGCTGCTTGAATATTGCTTTACTGCATTTTTTGAAGGGTATATTCAGGAGATCGAGAGGGGGTTTTCATTTCTTGAGCAGGGGGCTGCTCTGAGCCTGAAAAAAATTGCGCAAAATATTATGGCTTATCAATTTGAACATAGCCATTTAACAAGATTGATCCTCCGGGAAATTTCTATAGATTCCCAAGTAGTAAGGGAAATCATGTCCACTTACTTAGCAAAGGAAAAGTTTTATTTTGGCAGGGTGCTGGAAAGGGGCATGAAAACAAAAGAGTTTCGTATCCATTCAGCCAATTATATGATTGTCCAGCTGAAAGGACTCCTGTCCATGCCATTTTTGAACACACATTATATGGCTGAAGTTCTGCATGTATTTCCTCATGAAAAATATTTCGCAGACAAATACACGAAGGAGATCTTCAATTGGGTTGATGGAGTCCTCTGCAATCATGCCGGAAAACCTTATGCTGCTGTACTCTAA
- a CDS encoding GAF domain-containing protein: MFSVESYKGTREENYQLLIKQLSALLEGETNSIANLSNASALLNQFLDRTNWVGFYLMEEGELVLGPFQGLPACVRIPLGKGVCGTAARQMETVRVEDVHQFPGHIACDAASQSEIVIPLVKEGNLLGVLDIDSPEKNRFDELDQKYLEDFSEVLVSFL, translated from the coding sequence ATGTTTAGTGTCGAATCATACAAGGGAACCCGTGAAGAAAATTATCAATTATTGATTAAACAGCTCTCTGCTCTTCTTGAAGGAGAAACAAACAGCATTGCCAATCTAAGCAATGCATCAGCACTTCTTAATCAATTCCTGGACCGTACAAACTGGGTAGGATTTTACTTGATGGAAGAAGGCGAGCTGGTTCTTGGGCCATTTCAGGGTCTGCCGGCATGTGTAAGAATCCCCCTTGGTAAAGGCGTTTGCGGGACAGCTGCCAGGCAAATGGAAACAGTCCGTGTAGAAGATGTCCATCAATTCCCTGGCCATATCGCCTGTGACGCAGCTTCGCAGTCTGAAATCGTCATTCCGCTTGTCAAAGAGGGCAATCTTCTTGGTGTGCTGGATATTGATTCTCCAGAAAAAAACCGGTTTGATGAACTTGACCAAAAATACCTTGAAGACTTCTCGGAAGTGCTTGTATCATTCCTTTAA
- the megL gene encoding methionine gamma-lyase, protein MDRKHRFNFETQVIHEGYDAERFKGSLAPPIFQTSTFTFETAQQGEKRFSGEEEGYIYSRLGNPTVKMLEERMAALEKGEAALAFGSGMAAVSAVLFALTKTGDHILCSQGVYGCTFGLLEMMDEKYKISHDFSAMKSKQQLLDEIKPETACIYVETPINPTMKLVDLKIVAEAAREKGIPVVVDNTFCSPYLQNPIELGCDIVIHSATKYIGGHGDVVAGLVIGSKEFLGKVSMTTQKDIGGIISPFDAWLLLRGLKTLAVRLDRHCDNAKQLASYLLEHPKVEKVYFPGDSNNADFEIAQKQMRRPGGMISFTLKGDKETAQEFMNRLNLIKIAVSLGDAETLIQHPATMTHAVVPKKSREKMGIEDTLLRLSVGLESWEDIRDDLSQALEGV, encoded by the coding sequence ATGGATAGGAAACATCGGTTTAACTTCGAGACGCAGGTCATCCATGAAGGATACGATGCTGAAAGGTTCAAGGGGAGCCTCGCACCGCCAATATTCCAGACTTCAACTTTTACATTTGAGACAGCACAGCAGGGAGAAAAGCGTTTCTCCGGTGAGGAAGAAGGCTATATCTATTCCCGTCTGGGAAATCCAACAGTTAAGATGCTTGAAGAAAGAATGGCCGCTCTGGAAAAAGGAGAAGCAGCCCTTGCTTTTGGGTCTGGTATGGCTGCAGTTTCAGCTGTCCTGTTTGCTTTAACCAAAACAGGTGATCATATTTTATGTTCTCAGGGAGTTTATGGCTGTACATTTGGACTCCTGGAGATGATGGATGAAAAGTATAAAATCAGCCATGATTTTTCAGCTATGAAATCAAAGCAGCAGCTGCTTGATGAAATTAAACCGGAAACTGCCTGTATATATGTTGAAACTCCAATAAATCCAACAATGAAATTGGTGGATTTGAAAATCGTTGCAGAAGCAGCGAGAGAGAAAGGAATTCCAGTTGTAGTTGATAATACTTTCTGTTCGCCATATTTGCAGAATCCGATAGAACTGGGCTGTGATATTGTCATTCATAGTGCGACAAAATACATCGGGGGTCATGGTGACGTAGTTGCCGGGCTTGTAATTGGGTCTAAAGAATTTTTGGGTAAAGTCTCCATGACGACTCAAAAAGACATTGGAGGCATTATTTCACCTTTTGATGCCTGGCTGCTTCTACGTGGATTGAAAACACTTGCAGTCAGACTCGACAGGCATTGTGACAATGCGAAACAGCTTGCATCATACTTATTGGAGCATCCAAAGGTAGAAAAAGTTTATTTTCCAGGAGACAGCAATAATGCAGATTTTGAAATTGCACAAAAACAAATGAGGAGACCTGGCGGGATGATTTCTTTTACTCTAAAGGGGGATAAAGAGACTGCTCAGGAATTTATGAACCGGCTGAATCTAATTAAAATTGCCGTGAGCCTTGGAGATGCTGAGACATTGATTCAGCACCCTGCTACGATGACTCATGCAGTGGTTCCAAAGAAGTCACGTGAAAAGATGGGCATTGAAGATACTCTGCTGAGGCTTTCAGTTGGACTTGAATCGTGGGAAGATATCAGGGATGATCTGTCCCAGGCACTCGAAGGAGTCTAA